The following proteins are encoded in a genomic region of Reichenbachiella sp.:
- a CDS encoding TonB-dependent receptor, whose amino-acid sequence MSISKFLFFVIIYCAPFIVFAQDDIRLSRSYQGMSLLSAMDSIKSETKTKIFYNPEWVKDRNVSVSGQGLTITEFLNKNLEESGLKTVSYHGAIVFVANNPELYQIESSADESLIVIGDKNSKLNEVVTVSGKITDGGNDEPLIGARVYISSLNIGTVTDFNGNYSLRVPVGKYTIDYSSISYEGKPMEVIIKSEGQLDVSLFSGSLQLDELVITADGQDANVQQRVSGLENMNIETIKQLPTFMGEVDPVKSLTTMPGISTTGELSSGFNVRGGETGQNLIVQDGAVIYNPTHLFGFYSAFNSDMVNEVNLYKGGGPANFGGRISSVLDIKLRHGDDEKYEINGGVGLVSSRLTAEGPILKNKASFLIGGRTSYTNWLLHRIKNIELQSSEAAFYDVNAKLLYRVSDKDYITGSFYLSHDDFNFAGEAQYDWGTKNFSLEWNHVFGNKTLSTLWLTTSNYNVDSKNLEEEVEAFQFENGIQNFSAKYEFLYKMHPKNSLTLGAEYNNHNIRPGELSPFGENSNAEYVKMSDQHAHEIAIFAQDDWDLGARLALSAGMRLSSFIRTGPDTEYIFDEGANVVREPQVLDSVSYGSGEVIKTFYGLEPRLSLRYLLTTNSSLKFSYYRTFQYLHLISNTVSATPQDYYLASGTNLDPQYADQWSVGYFRNLQNNAYQISAEGYYKDIKNSLDFLEGAEIIGNKQLEGSIVQGVGRTYGLELQVKKNTGRLNGWISYTYSRSLKRFSGEYEYQTINNGEYYSANNDKPHDLSMVLNYKLGGRAVLSANFSYSTGRPITVPVSKFSFDRQLAVLNYSDRNEYRIPDYHRLDLSLTIKPSLRRDKLINGEWVFSIFNVYSRKNAYSIYFTKSGFAKKLSIMGSIFPSVTYNFKLSK is encoded by the coding sequence ATGAGCATCTCCAAGTTTCTATTTTTTGTCATCATTTATTGTGCTCCGTTTATCGTATTTGCGCAAGATGATATTCGGTTGAGTCGATCCTATCAGGGTATGAGTCTTTTAAGTGCAATGGACTCTATAAAATCAGAGACTAAAACCAAAATATTTTACAATCCAGAATGGGTAAAAGACCGAAACGTGTCTGTTTCAGGGCAAGGTTTGACCATTACTGAATTTTTGAATAAAAATCTGGAAGAGAGTGGTTTGAAAACGGTATCCTACCATGGTGCAATAGTTTTTGTGGCAAACAACCCTGAACTGTATCAGATTGAATCTTCCGCAGATGAGAGTTTGATAGTTATAGGAGATAAAAACTCAAAACTTAACGAAGTAGTAACGGTATCAGGTAAAATAACTGATGGAGGTAATGATGAGCCACTCATCGGCGCAAGGGTGTATATAAGCTCTCTCAATATTGGAACAGTAACCGACTTTAATGGAAACTATAGCTTAAGAGTTCCGGTGGGAAAATATACGATTGACTACAGTTCTATAAGTTATGAGGGTAAGCCGATGGAAGTAATCATCAAATCGGAAGGTCAGCTAGACGTCAGCTTGTTTTCGGGATCTCTACAGTTGGATGAGTTAGTGATCACAGCAGATGGGCAGGATGCCAATGTCCAGCAAAGGGTGTCTGGTCTTGAAAATATGAACATTGAAACGATCAAGCAGCTGCCTACTTTTATGGGTGAGGTGGATCCAGTAAAGAGTTTGACAACCATGCCGGGAATTTCTACCACTGGGGAGTTGTCATCTGGATTTAATGTTAGAGGAGGAGAAACCGGCCAAAACCTGATCGTTCAAGACGGAGCGGTTATATACAATCCCACCCACTTATTTGGTTTTTATAGCGCATTCAATTCTGACATGGTGAATGAAGTAAATCTCTACAAAGGAGGAGGGCCAGCCAACTTCGGTGGTCGTATTTCATCTGTATTGGATATCAAATTACGACACGGGGACGACGAGAAATATGAAATTAATGGTGGTGTAGGTCTAGTGTCGAGCAGATTGACAGCAGAAGGACCTATCCTAAAGAATAAGGCTTCCTTTTTGATTGGTGGCCGTACTTCGTATACGAATTGGCTGCTTCATAGAATTAAGAACATTGAACTTCAAAGCAGCGAAGCTGCCTTCTATGATGTAAATGCCAAACTCTTATATCGAGTGAGTGATAAGGATTACATCACCGGATCATTCTACCTCAGTCATGATGATTTTAATTTTGCTGGTGAGGCTCAATACGATTGGGGAACCAAAAATTTCAGTCTGGAATGGAATCATGTGTTTGGAAATAAAACACTTTCTACTCTTTGGCTAACAACTAGTAACTACAATGTAGATTCAAAAAATTTGGAAGAAGAAGTGGAGGCTTTCCAATTTGAAAACGGAATTCAGAATTTCTCCGCTAAATACGAATTTTTATACAAGATGCATCCTAAAAATTCTCTGACCTTAGGTGCAGAATACAACAACCATAACATTAGGCCTGGAGAACTATCACCCTTCGGTGAAAACTCAAACGCTGAGTATGTAAAAATGAGTGATCAGCACGCGCATGAAATCGCCATTTTTGCTCAGGATGATTGGGATCTTGGTGCTCGATTGGCATTGTCTGCTGGAATGCGATTGTCAAGTTTTATCAGAACAGGTCCAGATACAGAGTATATTTTTGATGAAGGAGCAAATGTGGTACGAGAACCTCAAGTCCTTGATTCTGTAAGCTATGGTAGCGGCGAAGTAATAAAGACTTTTTATGGTTTAGAACCGAGGCTTTCTTTGAGATATCTATTGACGACCAATTCGTCGCTGAAATTTAGCTATTACCGTACGTTTCAATACTTACACTTGATTTCGAATACGGTATCGGCTACTCCTCAGGATTATTATTTGGCAAGTGGTACTAATCTTGATCCGCAGTATGCAGATCAATGGTCAGTTGGCTATTTCAGAAACCTTCAAAACAATGCATATCAGATTTCCGCAGAGGGGTATTATAAGGATATAAAAAACTCTTTGGACTTTTTAGAAGGTGCTGAAATCATAGGTAACAAGCAGTTGGAAGGAAGTATTGTACAAGGAGTTGGCAGAACTTACGGACTGGAACTTCAAGTCAAGAAAAACACGGGAAGACTTAATGGCTGGATTTCTTATACCTACTCCCGAAGTTTGAAACGCTTCAGTGGCGAATATGAATATCAAACAATAAACAATGGTGAGTACTATAGCGCCAACAATGATAAGCCGCATGACTTGTCTATGGTTTTGAACTATAAGTTGGGAGGTAGAGCGGTTCTGTCAGCAAACTTTAGTTACAGCACGGGACGTCCAATTACAGTTCCAGTTTCTAAGTTTTCTTTTGATAGACAACTGGCGGTGTTGAACTACTCAGATAGAAACGAGTACCGGATCCCTGATTATCACCGCCTGGACTTGTCGCTTACCATCAAGCCTAGTTTGAGAAGAGATAAATTGATTAATGGTGAATGGGTATTTTCGATATTTAATGTGTACTCTCGAAAAAATGCCTACTCCATATATTTTACCAAATCTGGGTTTGCTAAGAAGCTGTCCATTATGGGCTCAATTTTCCCTTCTGTTACTTACAATTTTAAACTGTCTAAGTGA
- a CDS encoding acyl-CoA carboxylase subunit beta: MNFKSSEEKIQYLEKLNQEALLGGGEKRIESQHKKGKLTARERIELLIDEGTFEEIGKFVTHRATDFGLDKQKILGDGVVTGYGQVNGRLVYVFSQDFTVFGGSLSETYAEKIVKIMDLAMQNGAPVIGLNDSGGARIQEGVVSLGGYADIFYRNTLASGVVPQISAIMGPCAGGAVYSPAITDFIMMVENTSYMFVTGPNVVKTVTQEDVTAEELGGASTHSTKSGVTHFSCANEVECIKNIKRLLSFIPQNCEETPEMLPYEAGDEVRKQLDEIVPTNPNQPYDIKEVIEGIVDGGDFFEVHKNYAENIVVGFARLGGRSIGIVANQPASLAGVLDNDASVKGARFVRFCDCFNIPLLVLEDVPGFLPGTDQEWNAIIMNGAKLLYAFSEATVPRITVITRKAYGGAYDVMNSKHIGADMNYAWPTAEIAVMGAKGAAEIIFKNEIKAADDPQAKLDEKVDEYTEKFANPYIAAARGYVDEVILPHNTRKKLISAFGMLENKVGNMPRKKHGNIPL, from the coding sequence ATGAATTTTAAATCTTCAGAAGAAAAAATCCAATACTTAGAAAAACTCAATCAAGAAGCCCTACTTGGTGGCGGTGAGAAAAGAATTGAGTCCCAACACAAAAAAGGAAAACTAACCGCTCGCGAGCGAATCGAACTCCTCATAGATGAGGGTACTTTTGAAGAGATTGGAAAGTTCGTTACTCATAGAGCGACAGATTTTGGATTGGACAAGCAAAAGATTTTGGGCGATGGAGTAGTCACAGGTTACGGTCAAGTCAATGGTCGTTTGGTGTACGTTTTCAGCCAGGACTTTACTGTATTTGGCGGTTCGCTTTCCGAAACCTATGCCGAGAAGATTGTGAAAATCATGGATCTGGCCATGCAAAATGGCGCGCCTGTCATCGGCTTGAATGACTCTGGCGGAGCAAGGATTCAAGAAGGCGTAGTTTCCCTGGGTGGCTATGCGGACATCTTTTACAGGAATACGTTGGCCTCTGGAGTGGTTCCACAGATCTCTGCGATTATGGGTCCTTGTGCTGGTGGAGCGGTATACTCTCCAGCCATCACCGATTTTATCATGATGGTAGAAAATACTTCCTACATGTTTGTGACCGGTCCGAACGTAGTGAAAACAGTGACCCAAGAAGATGTAACGGCAGAAGAGCTTGGAGGAGCCAGTACCCACAGCACAAAGAGTGGTGTCACTCATTTCTCTTGCGCCAATGAAGTGGAGTGCATTAAAAATATTAAAAGACTGTTGAGTTTCATTCCTCAAAACTGCGAGGAAACGCCAGAAATGCTTCCTTATGAGGCGGGTGATGAAGTAAGAAAGCAATTGGACGAAATTGTCCCAACCAACCCTAATCAACCTTATGACATCAAAGAGGTGATTGAAGGTATTGTAGACGGAGGAGATTTCTTCGAGGTGCATAAAAACTATGCAGAAAATATTGTAGTCGGCTTTGCTCGACTGGGTGGTAGAAGCATCGGTATTGTGGCTAACCAGCCAGCGAGTTTGGCTGGAGTTTTAGACAATGACGCCAGTGTGAAAGGAGCGAGATTCGTAAGATTTTGCGATTGTTTCAATATTCCGCTTTTGGTATTGGAAGATGTACCAGGATTCTTGCCTGGTACAGATCAGGAATGGAATGCCATCATTATGAATGGCGCCAAACTCCTGTATGCTTTTAGCGAAGCTACTGTTCCGAGGATTACGGTGATCACCAGAAAAGCCTACGGTGGAGCCTATGACGTGATGAACTCCAAGCACATCGGAGCGGATATGAACTACGCTTGGCCAACAGCGGAAATCGCGGTAATGGGTGCCAAGGGGGCTGCTGAAATCATTTTCAAAAATGAAATCAAAGCGGCAGACGATCCGCAAGCGAAACTGGACGAAAAGGTAGACGAATACACAGAGAAATTTGCCAACCCATATATCGCGGCAGCTCGTGGCTATGTGGATGAAGTGATCCTACCGCACAATACCAGAAAGAAGTTGATTTCTGCGTTCGGTATGCTAGAAAACAAAGTGGGCAACATGCCTCGAAAGAAGCACGGAAATATTCCGTTGTAG
- a CDS encoding septum formation initiator family protein: protein MFKKSLHITKNFYFLSGLAFIVWMLFFDTNDFYSQYQLGQKVEELENQEKYYLQKIEEVNADREALINDMELLERFAREKYYMKKDGEDLFVVVED from the coding sequence ATGTTTAAAAAATCTCTGCACATCACCAAAAATTTTTACTTCCTTTCTGGGCTAGCCTTCATAGTATGGATGCTATTCTTCGATACCAATGATTTTTACTCTCAGTATCAACTTGGTCAAAAAGTAGAAGAATTAGAAAACCAGGAGAAATACTATCTGCAAAAAATTGAAGAGGTAAATGCCGACAGAGAAGCGCTGATCAACGACATGGAACTTTTAGAGCGCTTTGCTCGTGAAAAATACTACATGAAAAAAGATGGGGAAGATTTGTTTGTAGTTGTTGAAGACTAA
- a CDS encoding exopolyphosphatase, with product MRVGIIDIGTNTFHLLIADRTRDMKILHKEKVAVRLGKGGISNNVIQPDAMERAVVTLTDFAQKMKNEVVDEIIVSATSAVRNAGNQQEFVDLIKEKVGLEIRVLSGEEEAALIHKGVSEYIDFGEETGLIMDIGGGSIEFILANKSEVKWLKSYELGGQRLIDQFHHTDPISNDEKDKLTSYLVENLGEVISQCKKHKAAYLIGSSGSFDTLWDIHARIPGARPMQKPILYKDYFEEIHEELMVLNREERLAIPGMIPMRVDMIVSASVAIKVMMDHCHFDQIKVSPFALKEGLLYHGLPKRK from the coding sequence ATGAGAGTAGGAATTATTGACATAGGGACGAACACTTTTCATTTGCTTATAGCAGATCGCACTCGAGATATGAAAATCCTTCATAAGGAGAAGGTGGCTGTCCGTTTAGGCAAAGGGGGGATCAGCAACAATGTCATTCAGCCAGATGCCATGGAACGTGCAGTGGTTACGCTCACTGATTTTGCTCAAAAAATGAAGAATGAAGTGGTAGATGAAATTATCGTGTCTGCTACTAGTGCAGTAAGAAATGCTGGTAATCAACAAGAATTTGTTGATTTGATCAAGGAAAAAGTAGGACTGGAAATTCGTGTGCTATCAGGAGAGGAGGAAGCTGCCTTGATTCATAAAGGAGTGAGTGAGTACATCGACTTTGGTGAAGAGACGGGTTTGATTATGGACATCGGTGGCGGAAGCATTGAGTTTATACTAGCCAATAAGAGCGAAGTCAAGTGGTTGAAGAGTTATGAACTTGGCGGACAGCGATTGATAGATCAGTTTCATCACACTGATCCAATTTCAAATGATGAAAAAGATAAATTAACTTCTTATCTCGTAGAAAATCTGGGTGAAGTAATTAGTCAGTGCAAAAAGCATAAAGCGGCCTATTTGATTGGTTCATCTGGTTCTTTTGATACGCTTTGGGATATTCATGCAAGAATACCTGGAGCCAGACCTATGCAAAAACCAATTTTGTACAAAGACTATTTTGAAGAAATTCATGAAGAACTCATGGTGTTGAATAGAGAAGAACGACTAGCGATACCAGGTATGATTCCCATGCGGGTGGATATGATTGTATCTGCTTCGGTGGCTATCAAAGTCATGATGGATCATTGCCATTTTGATCAAATAAAAGTTTCGCCATTTGCACTAAAAGAGGGGCTCTTGTATCACGGTTTACCAAAAAGAAAATAA
- a CDS encoding Ldh family oxidoreductase, which produces MYSYQRLFDFAKQVFVSMGHTEKMADTAATVLVSADMRGVDSHGIARLKGYVRLWEVKRINAKPIFQIEHETPSTAVLNADESLGLISGPEAMKIAMIKAKSVGTGWVSVKNSNHYGIAGYHAMMALEQDMIGISMTNASPLVAPTFSKERLLGTNPIAVAIPAGKQPPFVADMATTTAANGKLEILQRKEEDAPLGWVQDQEGNPTTNANGVKEGGALLPLGGDREHASHKGYILGSIVDIFSAVLSGANYGPWVPPFVSFIDPVSDPVGEGLGHFFGAMRIDAFRKADEFKDHMDTWIERFRSSTPIDAENPVQIPGDYERNMEATRSKEGIPLLDPVVQDLNELAEKFKLKF; this is translated from the coding sequence ATGTACAGCTATCAGAGATTATTTGACTTTGCCAAGCAAGTCTTCGTGTCCATGGGGCATACAGAAAAAATGGCCGATACTGCCGCTACTGTATTAGTGAGTGCCGATATGCGCGGGGTGGATTCTCATGGTATCGCACGGCTCAAAGGTTATGTGAGATTGTGGGAAGTCAAGCGTATCAATGCCAAGCCTATTTTTCAAATTGAACATGAAACGCCTTCTACCGCAGTTTTAAATGCGGATGAATCCTTGGGCCTGATCTCAGGCCCAGAGGCCATGAAGATTGCCATGATCAAGGCCAAAAGTGTAGGGACAGGCTGGGTGTCGGTAAAGAATTCTAATCACTATGGTATTGCTGGCTATCATGCCATGATGGCTTTGGAGCAGGATATGATTGGTATCTCCATGACCAATGCAAGTCCTTTGGTAGCTCCGACTTTTTCTAAAGAAAGATTGTTGGGTACCAATCCAATAGCTGTGGCGATTCCTGCTGGAAAGCAACCACCATTTGTAGCTGACATGGCTACCACCACGGCTGCCAACGGTAAGTTGGAAATTCTACAAAGAAAAGAAGAAGATGCACCACTAGGTTGGGTACAAGATCAAGAAGGAAACCCAACCACCAATGCCAATGGCGTGAAAGAGGGTGGAGCCTTATTGCCGCTGGGAGGAGATAGAGAACACGCTTCGCACAAGGGTTATATCTTGGGTTCTATAGTAGATATTTTTTCTGCGGTACTTTCTGGGGCTAACTATGGCCCTTGGGTGCCGCCGTTTGTCAGCTTTATTGATCCGGTGTCTGATCCTGTTGGAGAAGGATTAGGTCATTTCTTTGGGGCCATGCGAATTGATGCTTTCAGAAAGGCAGATGAATTCAAAGATCACATGGATACCTGGATCGAAAGATTTAGATCATCTACGCCTATTGATGCAGAAAATCCAGTTCAAATTCCTGGTGATTATGAAAGGAATATGGAAGCTACTCGCAGTAAAGAGGGTATACCTTTGCTTGATCCAGTGGTGCAGGATCTCAACGAACTAGCAGAAAAGTTTAAGCTGAAGTTTTAA
- a CDS encoding DUF4249 domain-containing protein, whose protein sequence is MKDTIKKLSLIAIVICNISCVEDFQFDVPSDGRGIVVEGYISNLSFQDQLAYPKDPQIFELSLRHISDVTNVRDEPVLGAQIELHGSSGEVYDYAEIGEGRYGLFYGNVKAITGLEYQIVITLEDGTMIESEMAGLPESSPVGELYVEEAKKSVYEYRREELIISEKDGINLKIKTTPNNSGTPYYYKWDFYTTFIKTAFLASNNSPFRYCWTSSIYYYKDYKLLEDIKGDAPSNMLFLETDNSHLNEGFSVLIRQMKMSKGYYQFMKDLQVQGDQSELFAKPPFNLVSNLHSEDIDVFGYFGVVSEDYKRWYFDKDEVSNYGGYKEGCVFEDVPPPYPASCFNCLEYSYDGPVSNQAPSWWDTRYSPR, encoded by the coding sequence ATGAAAGACACCATCAAAAAACTGAGCTTAATCGCTATTGTAATCTGCAATATTTCGTGTGTTGAAGATTTTCAATTTGATGTGCCTTCGGATGGCAGAGGAATTGTGGTGGAAGGATATATTTCCAACTTATCTTTTCAAGATCAGTTGGCGTATCCAAAAGATCCTCAAATTTTTGAATTAAGTCTTAGACACATATCTGATGTAACCAATGTCAGAGACGAACCCGTGTTGGGCGCTCAAATAGAACTACATGGATCGTCAGGCGAAGTGTATGATTATGCTGAAATTGGAGAAGGAAGATACGGGCTATTCTATGGGAATGTGAAAGCAATAACAGGGCTGGAATATCAAATTGTGATTACTCTAGAGGACGGTACAATGATTGAATCCGAAATGGCAGGATTGCCTGAAAGTTCTCCCGTTGGTGAATTGTACGTTGAGGAAGCAAAGAAGTCTGTGTATGAATATAGAAGGGAGGAGTTGATCATTTCGGAGAAGGATGGTATTAACCTTAAAATCAAAACGACCCCCAACAACTCAGGAACTCCTTACTACTATAAATGGGACTTTTACACGACGTTCATTAAAACGGCCTTTTTGGCTTCAAACAACAGCCCGTTTAGGTATTGCTGGACAAGTTCGATTTACTACTACAAAGACTATAAGTTGCTAGAAGATATTAAAGGGGACGCTCCGAGTAACATGTTATTCTTGGAAACAGACAATTCTCATTTGAACGAAGGTTTTTCAGTGTTGATAAGACAAATGAAGATGTCCAAGGGTTATTATCAGTTTATGAAAGACCTACAGGTTCAAGGAGATCAAAGTGAATTATTTGCAAAGCCACCGTTCAATTTGGTTTCGAACTTGCATTCTGAGGACATAGATGTTTTTGGATATTTTGGTGTGGTGAGTGAAGACTATAAGAGATGGTACTTTGATAAAGATGAAGTTTCAAATTATGGTGGTTATAAAGAGGGGTGTGTTTTTGAGGATGTACCTCCACCATATCCGGCTTCCTGTTTTAATTGCCTAGAGTACTCTTATGACGGCCCTGTGTCGAATCAAGCACCAAGTTGGTGGGATACACGCTATTCACCTAGATAA
- a CDS encoding M42 family metallopeptidase: MNKKSEKFLYEYLNNASPTGFESSGQKIWLDYVKPYTDDYITDTYGSVAAVINPKADYKVVIEAHADEISWFVNYIDDNGYIYVIRNGGSDHQIAPSKRVNIFTEKGIVKGVFGWPAIHVRKDNNEKAPALDNIFIDLGCESKKEVEALGVKVGCVITFDDELMDLNKKFVCGRALDNRIGGFMIAEVARKLKENKVDLPFGLYIVNAVQEEIGLRGAEMMAARIKPNVAVITDVCHDTHSPMYDKKLSGDQKAGKGPVLTFGPAVQNNLLSDIIKTAEKNKIPYQRAATSRATGTDTDAFAYSNEGVASALISLPLKYMHTTVETAHYDDINHVIELIYQYLVQLKDGEDYRYIK, translated from the coding sequence ATGAATAAAAAAAGCGAAAAGTTTTTATACGAATACCTGAACAACGCCTCACCTACCGGATTTGAGTCTTCGGGACAGAAAATCTGGTTGGACTATGTAAAACCTTATACAGATGACTACATCACCGACACTTACGGTTCGGTGGCGGCTGTGATCAATCCAAAGGCGGACTACAAAGTGGTGATCGAAGCACATGCAGATGAAATCTCCTGGTTCGTCAACTACATCGACGACAACGGTTATATCTATGTCATTCGTAATGGCGGATCTGATCACCAGATCGCTCCTTCAAAACGGGTGAATATCTTTACTGAGAAAGGTATTGTCAAAGGCGTGTTCGGCTGGCCAGCGATTCATGTACGAAAAGACAACAATGAGAAAGCACCCGCGCTTGACAATATTTTTATCGACTTGGGCTGTGAGTCTAAGAAAGAAGTCGAAGCGCTCGGCGTAAAAGTAGGCTGTGTGATCACTTTCGACGATGAACTGATGGACCTAAACAAAAAGTTCGTTTGCGGAAGAGCTTTGGACAATCGGATCGGCGGTTTTATGATCGCTGAAGTGGCTAGAAAACTGAAAGAGAACAAAGTGGACTTACCATTTGGACTATACATAGTAAATGCTGTGCAAGAAGAAATCGGGCTCCGTGGTGCTGAAATGATGGCTGCTCGTATCAAACCCAACGTAGCGGTAATCACCGATGTGTGCCACGATACACACTCACCGATGTACGACAAGAAACTCAGTGGTGATCAGAAGGCCGGCAAAGGCCCAGTACTCACATTCGGTCCAGCAGTGCAAAACAACCTCCTTTCGGACATCATCAAAACGGCAGAAAAGAACAAAATCCCGTACCAACGCGCGGCTACTTCCAGAGCCACAGGCACGGATACGGATGCATTCGCCTACTCTAATGAAGGCGTGGCTTCTGCTTTGATTTCTTTACCTCTGAAGTACATGCATACTACTGTGGAAACCGCGCACTACGACGACATCAACCATGTGATCGAATTGATCTACCAGTACTTGGTTCAGCTAAAGGATGGGGAGGATTATCGGTATATAAAATAA